A region from the Desulfomarina profundi genome encodes:
- a CDS encoding AAA-like domain-containing protein → MTERTFPGTHPNLKDGHFTVHEKKILETLSKEFFITNGGREIKVGYNSRYKYLIISPTDIYKDMFNLDREIIVLFSPYTSIEPRTLSVFDYVANGHSALRIEKICNVLISNDPNVENSLNELIKSEPESQIIIPFFSDELLKVSDPFFFRNRFKKYFYTRDLFAFEAPLKKDIYFFGRNDLIQVIINRYKSNENSGLFGLRKTGKTSLINGIERNLNKEGITPIIIDCQDTSFNQRRWYEALYYICEAAKKALQSKAKLPSESEFTEKNSSILTESYFKECREEVNNPLLFIFDEIENISINTSPAKHWCTGLDFVLFWQTLRSIFQRNTNLISYLLVGTNPSCIELPKINNVDNPIFNHFDPIYIPGFDVKDTREMVRKLGKRMGIKFEETVYSKLTEDFGGHPFLMRHVCSLISKKVIELDRPVTIGRNSYTTSKDEFINNHYNYLEMIINILKTSYPDEYEMLTMLAIGDVDTFNEFSELHPSFTSHLIGYGLIKRDYSGFDFNIDAIKSYILNQSKYKRIGLSTDDMWAEISQRRNSTEIKLRKLIKMLLQANVGASKGKEKILNIFGGSRKSKLNKLSYDDLFNASVSEIYFSDLSKILSKNWDIFHNVFNHTQKETFEKLEFINKTRADAHAKELSEEQFAYFRVCMSNIEKDLNNFM, encoded by the coding sequence ATGACTGAAAGAACATTTCCCGGCACACATCCAAACCTGAAAGATGGTCATTTCACAGTTCATGAAAAGAAAATATTAGAAACCTTATCTAAAGAGTTTTTCATAACAAATGGGGGAAGGGAAATAAAAGTTGGGTATAACAGCAGGTATAAATATTTAATAATAAGCCCAACAGACATATATAAGGACATGTTTAATTTGGATAGAGAGATAATTGTACTTTTTAGTCCTTATACAAGTATAGAGCCTAGAACATTGAGTGTATTTGACTATGTTGCAAATGGCCATTCGGCTTTAAGAATAGAGAAAATATGTAATGTTTTAATAAGTAACGATCCAAATGTTGAGAATTCTCTGAATGAGTTAATCAAGAGTGAGCCTGAATCACAAATTATTATTCCTTTTTTTTCAGATGAGCTCTTAAAGGTAAGCGACCCATTTTTCTTTAGGAATAGATTCAAAAAATATTTTTATACAAGGGATCTCTTTGCTTTTGAAGCCCCGCTAAAAAAAGATATTTATTTTTTCGGAAGAAATGATCTCATTCAAGTAATTATCAATAGGTATAAAAGCAATGAAAACTCAGGTCTATTTGGTCTAAGGAAAACAGGAAAAACATCATTAATAAATGGAATAGAGAGAAATCTAAATAAAGAAGGTATAACCCCAATAATCATTGATTGTCAGGATACTTCATTTAATCAGAGAAGGTGGTACGAAGCACTATACTATATCTGTGAAGCCGCAAAAAAAGCACTACAATCTAAAGCTAAATTACCTAGTGAATCAGAATTCACAGAAAAAAATTCTTCAATATTGACAGAGAGCTATTTTAAGGAATGCAGAGAAGAAGTTAATAACCCACTCCTGTTCATATTTGATGAAATTGAAAACATATCAATTAATACGTCTCCGGCTAAACACTGGTGCACCGGTTTGGATTTTGTATTATTTTGGCAAACATTACGATCAATATTCCAAAGGAATACAAACTTAATTTCATACTTGCTTGTAGGTACAAACCCATCTTGTATTGAGTTACCGAAAATAAATAATGTTGACAATCCAATATTTAATCATTTTGATCCGATATATATACCTGGTTTTGATGTTAAAGATACACGTGAGATGGTTAGAAAACTCGGCAAGAGAATGGGTATTAAGTTTGAGGAGACTGTATATTCAAAGTTAACTGAAGACTTTGGTGGCCATCCATTTTTAATGAGGCACGTTTGCAGTTTGATTTCAAAAAAAGTAATCGAGCTTGACCGTCCAGTAACAATAGGAAGAAATTCATACACTACCAGCAAAGACGAATTTATAAACAATCACTATAATTATCTAGAAATGATAATTAATATTCTTAAAACGTCATACCCTGATGAATATGAAATGTTAACAATGCTTGCTATAGGTGATGTTGATACATTTAATGAATTTTCTGAACTACATCCTTCATTTACTTCCCACCTAATCGGATATGGCTTAATAAAAAGAGATTACTCAGGCTTTGATTTTAATATTGATGCCATTAAGAGTTATATCTTAAATCAATCAAAATATAAAAGAATTGGCCTGTCTACAGATGATATGTGGGCTGAAATATCTCAGAGAAGAAACTCAACAGAAATAAAGCTCAGAAAACTTATTAAAATGCTTTTGCAAGCAAATGTTGGTGCTTCAAAAGGAAAAGAAAAAATATTAAATATATTTGGCGGCTCCAGAAAAAGCAAATTAAATAAATTATCTTATGATGACTTATTTAATGCCTCCGTCAGTGAAATATACTTCTCTGATCTGTCAAAAATATTATCAAAAAACTGGGATATATTTCATAACGTATTTAATCATACCCAAAAGGAAACATTTGAAAAACTAGAATTCATCAACAAAACAAGAGCTGATGCACACGCCAAGGAATTATCAGAAGAACAATTCGCCTATTTCAGAGTGTGCATGTCCAATATCGAAAAAGACTTAAATAATTTTATGTAA
- a CDS encoding AAA family ATPase has product MRLTQARVQNYRSIVDSGEFEIEELKTILVGPNEAGKTVLLKALQQLNKPEDVEGFDVLRDYPRSKYNDITTGKTDPKTTTVVTGYFELEEEDKELIPELFHKCQYKLYRNLNNEAYHHLIGAPDKITFGVLKTKFSRMTSHMDKQVEPANDDEESIKPSGSFKEITMNWSDSKIIDNESAKLLKDWLDTNYDFVEEGNEKEEARHAELLELIQANAKHDEVLKILDKRTPVFILFNNYFKVKPSIHLDHLAKRVEQNILDDEYFDYGNLCLLKLLGFTPKELADLGNAQSPNINDKDALKIYKDNLDKRSYQLNAASVRLTQEICSAWMPDAKRAEADKLKITADGQYLKVVVEDDLGVDIELDQRSEGFQWLVSFFVVFFAEAMDKHENAILLLDEPGMSLHGLKQREFRKTISKLSKNNQTIFTTHSPFLVGPDELDIVRVVELKDRTTGTEVHTTISSSDPAG; this is encoded by the coding sequence ATGAGATTAACACAAGCACGAGTTCAGAATTATCGAAGTATTGTAGACTCTGGAGAATTTGAAATAGAAGAGCTGAAAACAATTTTGGTCGGTCCTAATGAAGCAGGAAAAACGGTTTTATTGAAAGCTTTGCAGCAGCTTAACAAGCCTGAAGATGTTGAAGGGTTCGATGTATTGCGTGATTATCCAAGATCAAAATATAATGATATTACTACTGGTAAAACAGACCCTAAAACAACAACTGTAGTAACTGGCTACTTTGAATTAGAGGAAGAGGATAAGGAACTGATTCCGGAATTATTTCATAAATGTCAGTATAAATTATACAGAAACCTCAATAATGAGGCCTACCACCATCTAATTGGTGCCCCAGATAAAATTACATTTGGAGTGTTAAAAACGAAATTTTCAAGAATGACCTCGCACATGGATAAGCAAGTTGAGCCAGCGAATGATGACGAAGAATCTATAAAACCCAGTGGTTCTTTCAAAGAAATAACTATGAATTGGTCGGATAGTAAAATAATTGACAACGAATCAGCTAAGTTATTGAAAGACTGGTTGGATACAAATTATGATTTTGTGGAAGAAGGCAATGAAAAGGAAGAAGCAAGACATGCGGAATTGTTAGAATTAATTCAAGCAAACGCCAAGCATGATGAAGTTCTAAAAATATTGGACAAGAGAACGCCAGTATTCATATTATTCAATAACTACTTCAAGGTTAAGCCTTCAATACATTTAGATCATTTGGCCAAAAGAGTTGAGCAGAATATTCTTGATGACGAGTATTTTGATTATGGGAATTTATGCTTGCTGAAGTTACTAGGGTTTACACCTAAAGAATTAGCAGATTTGGGTAATGCACAAAGTCCCAATATTAATGATAAGGATGCTTTGAAGATATACAAAGATAATCTGGACAAAAGAAGCTATCAGCTCAATGCGGCAAGCGTTAGATTGACGCAAGAAATTTGTTCAGCATGGATGCCTGACGCAAAGAGAGCAGAAGCAGATAAACTCAAGATTACAGCCGATGGACAATATCTAAAAGTAGTAGTTGAAGATGATCTTGGTGTCGATATTGAGCTGGATCAACGGTCAGAAGGTTTTCAATGGTTAGTTTCATTTTTTGTAGTATTTTTTGCAGAGGCTATGGATAAGCATGAAAATGCAATACTACTTTTGGATGAACCAGGAATGAGTTTACATGGTCTTAAACAACGAGAATTCAGAAAAACAATATCAAAGCTTTCAAAAAATAATCAGACGATCTTTACTACTCACTCACCTTTTCTTGTGGGACCAGACGAATTAGATATTGTAAGGGTTGTTGAGCTTAAAGATAGGACTACTGGAACCGAGGTTCATACTACAATTTCTTCAAGTGATCCAGCAGGATGA